A single Trypanosoma brucei gambiense DAL972 chromosome 9, complete sequence DNA region contains:
- a CDS encoding prenyl protein specific carboxyl methyltransferase, with protein MHWGYRHALEVALISFYLGVCFTLGVSLMIHSVYYTGSVAEYAVGAYVISSIVLFHMSEFLVAVYFLRHDAHPGAFMIFHSREYTVAGAAAWLEFFTELFFCSEGWKVSATSRWGWLFRLNYTMVNCAAVLTIFFYLVRVCGMAHCGCNFSLLIETRRRSNHVLVTDGIYSILRHPAYFGYFWTALFSQLVLANPFCFMAYAIVLIRFFKERITYEETVLSSVEFFGESYTKYKAGTWVGIPFIR; from the coding sequence ATGCATTGGGGGTATCGGCATGCGCTCGAAGTGGCATTGATATCGTTTTATCTCGGTGTATGTTTTACGCTGGGTGTTTCCTTAATGATTCATAGCGTATATTACACTGGAAGTGTCGCCGAATATGCCGTTGGGGCGTATGTTATTAGTTCAATAGTGCTTTTCCATATGAGCGAATTCCTTGTGGCCGTATATTTCCTCCGGCATGACGCCCATCCGGGTGCATTCATGATATTTCACTCGCGTGAGTATACCGTtgcaggtgccgctgcctggTTGGAGTTCTTTACGgaactttttttctgttctgaAGGGTGGAAGGTTTCCGCAACATCACGTTGGGGTTGGTTGTTTCGTCTCAACTACACTATGGTGAACTGTGCAGCTGTTTTGACTATATTTTTCTACttggtgcgtgtgtgtggtatGGCACATTGTGGATGTAATTTTTCATTGTTGATTGAGACGAGGCGAAGATCAAATCACGTACTCGTCACAGACGGTATTTACTCAATATTGCGTCATCCCGCTTACTTTGGGTATTTCTGGACGGCTCTCTTCTCACAACTTGTATTGGCAAaccccttttgtttcatgGCGTATGCCATTGTTTTGATACGTTTCTTCAAGGAGCGTATAACATATGAGGAAACAGTTCTGTCCAGTGTGGAGTTCTTTGGTGAATCTTACACGAAATATAAAGCTGGAACATGGGTAGGGATTCCTTTCATTCGTTAG
- a CDS encoding nucleic acid binding protein, putative — protein MVATITFKLRSSNHVGIIEVPHRVISCREIKEAIAEKLSGSPDEIDIFVSGSSDYLHPNDELPAYTVVEVVRHVGTGRPPPKREREPVGPSNLSSAMSHAAVRAGNKNGDTATPLTEEERLAQLSEAVAVETGIDEVGAWRMRQMRNRSAAMGGGGREVTFRPPPPGYICHNCGKRGHLIQHCPAAKGVRGVKLLSLPTGIPETMLVECTMDDPAAKFVTRDGRLVKRKLDNASFVGIVTTSDADGVKPDFPSEGGNNRNDSPNSEKLETPDAGGDAAAKPQFLCAWDSVIVKNAMKAPCCGTLFCETCFNERVEEAISRADASEIPLLCPGCEEPLDVPDVVEATEERKLVEALRSGKRARD, from the coding sequence ATGGTAGCAACTATTACCTTCAAGTTGCGATCCAGCAATCATGTCGGCATTATCGAAGTGCCCCATCGCGTTATTTCGTGTCGGGAAATAAAGGAGGCAATCGCGGAGAAGTTAAGTGGCTCGCCTGATGAAATTGACATATTCGTCTCGGGCAGTTCTGATTACTTGCATCCCAATGATGAACTCCCTGCATACACGGTAGTGGAAGTGGTTCGCCATGTTGGAACTGGAAGACCGCCGCCAAAGCGCGAGCGTGAACCTGTAGGACCTTCGAATCTTTCTAGCGCCATGAGTCACGCTGCCGTGCGGgcaggaaacaaaaatggcGATACGGCAACGCCACTCACTGAGGAAGAGCGGTTGGCGCAACTTAGTgaagctgttgctgttgaaacAGGCATTGATGAAGTTGGGGCATGGCGAATGCGGCAGATGCGAAACCGCAGCGCAGCTATGGGAGGTGGTGGTCGCGAGGTCACATTTCGCCCTCCGCCACCAGGTTACATATGCCATAACTGCGGCAAGAGAGGGCACTTAATTCAACACTGCCCCGCGGCAAAGGGGGTAAGAGGAGTGAAGTTACTTTCACTTCCAACTGGTATTCCAGAAACAATGCTAGTTGAGTGCACAATGGATGACCCGGCGGCGAAGTTTGTAACGAGGGATGGCAGGttagtgaaaaggaaattagaCAATGCGAGTTTCGTTGGGATTGTGACAACAAGTGATGCGGATGGAGTCAAACCAGATTTCCCATCAGAAGgcggcaacaacaggaaCGATAGCCCAAACTCTGAGAAGTTGGAAACTCCAGATGCAGGTGGTGACGCCGCTGCAAAGCCGCAGTTCCTCTGTGCTTGGGATTCTGTTATTGTTAAAAATGCCATGAAAGCCCCGTGCTGTGGAACTCTTTTCTGTGAAACATGTTTCAACGAAAGAGTGGAGGAGGCAATTAGTCGAGCGGATGCGAGTGAAATACCGCTTTTGTGTCCTGGATGCGAGGAGCCGTTGGATGTACCAGACGTTGTTGAAGCAACAGAAGAACGGAAGCTAGTCGAAGCCCTCCGCTCAGGGAAGCGTGCGCGGGACTGA